Within the Solwaraspora sp. WMMA2056 genome, the region GACGAGCCGTCGACGGTCACCGTCTCCGCCGGGATGGCGGTTGACGCCCTGGGCCGGCACCTTGTCCTGGCCGTCGGCACCGATATTGCGCTGGGTTCGGGATTCGCCAACCAGCAGAACGTCGAGGTGCGTCTGGCCTACCAGGAGTCCCCGACGGACGTGGGACAGACCGGGGACGGCGGGGTGGGCGCCCGGCGCTGGGAGGAGCGGCCGAAGGTCGTGGCGGTTGCCCCGAACGGAGCGACGGCGGTCGCCCCCGCCGAGGCCCCGCCCGAACTGGAGGGTCCGACGGTGCTGCTCGGCCGGCTCACGGTGGCCGCCAACGGCGACGTCACGGTGGACCCGACCGCCGCCCACCGGTCCAGCCTGTCGATGTCCGGCGGGATCGGGATCGGCACCGCCTCCGTCGGTGGCGGCTTGGACGTGGGCGACTTCGACCCGCAGGACCGGCATCTGACGTTCCGGTTCGCCGCCGACGATCAGCGTCGCGGCGGAATCCGGTTCTGGGCCGGTGCGGCCAACCAGGGCTTCTCCGTGGAGTACGACGGACGGTCGGCCGCCGGACGCGGCCTGCACGTGCGGACCCACGACTCGGACCCGGACGGCACGACCCGGCTCTTCGTCGGCGCGAACGGCCACGTCGGCATCGGCACCACCGACCTGTCCGGTGCCGACGGCTGGGGGCGGGTGGTCGACGTGGTCGGCACGGCGACCACCAAGCTGTCGGTACGCACGGCGAAGGTGGACGGCCGGGTGATGGCGCACGACACCGGGATGTTCGGTGCGCCGGCGGGGATGATCGTGGGCACCGGCACGACGAGCCCGCTGACGCTGGTCACCAATCAGGCCGCCCGGCTCACCATCAACCCGGCCGGCCAGGTCGGGGTCGGCATGGACGCCGTCGAGGGTTACCAGTTGGCTGTCCGGGCCGAGCACCGGCATCTGTTGTTGCGTCGGGACGCCCGCGACGTCGAGCCGGGCCGCAAACTCGTCTTCCTGGAACTGCTGCAGGCCGACGCGTCCCCGCCGACTGTGCCGGCCACGCCGCTCGCCATCCGGTTCCACCACGGTGGCCGGTACGCGTACCAGCTCGAAGTGGACCCGGCCGGGTTCCATTTCAGAGCGGGCGATGGCGAGTATCGCGGTATACACGTCGGACAGGTGAACGCGAAGACGGTGCGAATCGGTGACGTCACCATCGGTGAGCGTGAGCTGAAGATCCTGAAGAAGCTGGCCGACAACGAGCTGGTCTGCAAGCTGCGGAACACCTACTACGACAGCTACATCTGGGACAGTGGCCAGAAGCGTGGCGACAGCCAGTACCGGTACGCCCTGACCTGGATCCCGGGGCAGCCGGTGGCCTCGCACACGAAGACCTTCTGGCAGTTCGAAATCGACGATCAGTGACAGAGAACCCTCGACGGGACGGATCAAGATATGCGGGAGCAATTGGCGCAGCGGGTCGCCGAGTTGGAGGCCGAGTTGCGCGCCGGCCAGCAGATGCTCGCCGAGGTGGAGGCCCGGCGGGCCGACATTCAGCAGACCCTGCTGCGGATCACCGGCGCCATCCAGGTGCTCAACGAGTTGCTGGCGGCCGGGCCGGCCGCCGCGCCAGCGGCCGGCGATGGCACCGGCCCGACGGCCGACGACGCTGGTCCGGCACCGACACCGGTGCTGGACGATCGTGTGCCTGCGCCACTGTGATCGATGGCGTGCGGTGGTGACACCGCCCGGTACGTCGCCCCGGTGATCGGCGGCGGGTGACGCCGCCCTGCACGTCGAACCAGGACGCGCGGGGTATCAGCGGACGAGCGCGGAGACCCGGTGCGCGCGGGTGGCGTCGGCTGACCGGAACGTGGTGCGGTACGCGCTGGGCGGGACTCCCACGGTGGCACTCATCTGCTGCCGCAGCGCTGCCGCCGTACCGAAGCCGGAGTGGCGGGCCACCTGGTCGATGACCATCTCCGTCGTCTCCAGCAGGTGCCGGGCCCGCTCGACGCGCTGTTGCGTGATCCACTTGCCGGGGCTCAGGCCGGTCTCCTCGCGGAACCGGCGGGTGAAGGTGCGTACGCTCATCCGGGCGTGCGCGGCCAGCACCCGCAGGTCCAGCGGCTCGTGCAGGTGTTCGAGCGCCCAGGCGCGGGCCGGGGCGGTGGAGGTGTCGGTGACCTGGGGGACCGGGCGCACGATGTACTGCGACTGGCCGCCCGGGCGCCACGGCGGCACGACGCACCGGCGGGCGGCCAAGTTGGCGATCTCGCTGCCGTGGTCGTCCCGCACGATCTGCAGGCACAGATCGATGCCGGCGCCGACACCGGCCGAGGTGAGGATGCCGTCGTCGTCGACGAACAGCACGTCCGGGTCGAGGTCGACGCGGGGGAACAGGCGGCGGAAGTCGTCGGCGTGCGCCCAGTGAGTGGTGGCCCGGCGGCCGTCGAGCAGGCCGGCACCGGCCAGGACGAAGGCTCCCGTACAGGTGGACATGATCCGGGCGCCGCGGTCCGCGGCCGCGTGCAGCGCGTCGCGGACCTGGTTGTCCACTGTGCCGTCGATCAGGACCTGGACCTGGTCCTGAACCCCGGCGACGAGTACGGTGTCCGCCTCGGACAGCAGCTCCAGCCCATGATCGGCGGTGACGGTGAACCCGGCGGCGCTGCGCACCGGAGCCCCGCCTGGGGTGCAGATCCGCACCTGGTAGAGGCGTCGGTCCCGGTCGTCGCGGGCGGAGTGGAAGATCTGCGGCGGGGTGCCGATGTCGAACGCGACCACGCCGTCCAACGCGAGCACCGCGATCAGGTGAGGGCGATCCATGGCCTGATTCTTTCACATGTTGGCTCTAGAGCCACTTCCTCGTGTCGGCGGTGATCGACGACGCTTGCCGCATGATTCGCACCAAGCATCTGTGGCCGTGGATGATCGCGGGTATCGGCTTCGTCGCCCTGGTCGGCGCGGCGGGTTTCCGGGCCACGCCCGGGGCACTTGTGGAGCCGCTGCAGCAGGAGTTCGGCTGGTCGACCGGCACCATCGGCTTCGCCATGTCGGTCAACCTCGCCCTGTACGGTGTCACCGCGCCGTTCGCCGCCGCCCTGATGGAGCGGTTCGGTGTCCGCAAGGTCACCGCTGGCGCGATGGCCCTGATCGCGCTGGGCAGCGGCCTGACCGTGTTCATGACAGCGTCCTGGCAGCTGGTCCTGCTCTGGGGTGTGCTGGTGGGCCTCGGCGCCGGCTCGATCTCGCTGGGCTTCGTGGCCACCATCGGCACCCGCTGGTTCGTCAAGCGGATCGGCCTGGTCACCGGCATCCTGTCGGCCGGCGGCGCGACCGGCTCCCTGATCTTCCTGCCGCTGGTGGCGGCGATGGCGGAGTCGTCCGCGGGGTGGCGCTCCGCCGCGATCGTGGTCTCCATGGTGGCGTTCGCGACGGTACCGCTGATCCTGCTGTTCTTCCGCGAGCATCCGGCGGACATCGGGATTCCGCCGCACGGGGCGGACGAGGTGGTGAAGCCGCCGCCGCCCTCCGGCAACGCGGCCCGGCTCGCGGTGACCACACTGAGGAACGCCGCCCGGACCCGGCCGTTCTGGCTGCTCGCCGCCGGTTTCGCCATCTGCGGCGCCACCACCAACGGCCTGGTCGCCACCCACTTCATCCCGGCCGCTCACGACCACGGCATGCCCAGCGTCACCGCCGCCGGGCTGCTCGCGTTGATCGGTGTCTTCGACCTGGTCGGCACGATCCTGTCCGGGTGGCTCACCGACCGCGTCGACGCCCGGCTGCTGCTGGCGGTCTACTACCTGCTGCGGGGGATCTCGCTGCTGGCGCTGCCGCACGTGTTCGCCGACGAGGTGACCGGGTTCATGATCGTGTTCGTCGTCTTCTACGGTCTGGACTTCATCGCGACCGTGCCGCCGACCGTCGCCCTGTGCCGGGAGCACTTCGGGATGTCCGCGCCGATCGTGTTCGGCTGGGTCTTCGCCTCCCACCAGATCGGTGCCGCGATCGCGGCGACGGTGGCCGGCATCACCCGGGACGGCTTCGGCGGCTACGCGCCGGTCTGGTACGTCGCCGGCTTCCTGAGCATCGGCGCGGCGGTCCTGTCGATGAAGATCATGCGGCCGACGCTCGAAACGCCGACGCTTGAAACGCCACCGGTCGCAACTGCGACGGGCGGGACGGCGACGCCGCCGGTGCCGGCTGCGGCAGACGCCGTCGCCGACGACGAGCGGGAGCCGCAGCCGAACCGTGGTTGATCGGCGGGGTGGCACCTCAGCCGGTCGTGGCCGGCGGGTTGTCCAGTGTCAGGGCGGTGCAGCGGATTCCGCCACCGCCCTTGGCCAGTTCCGTCGTGTCGAGCTCGACGACCTGCAGGCCACGCTCGCGCAGCGCGCTGGCGAGACCCGGGTTGCCCCGGGTCATCGTCACTGTGGTGCCGTCGCTGACCAGGTTGAGCGCGAACCGGGCGGCCTCGTCGACGTCGACGTCGATCAGGTCGACGCCGAGGTCGCGCAACCGTCCCTGGCTGGCCGGGTCGAGCGCCGCCGGGCACCAGGCGAGGGTGTTCGTGGGTCCGCCGACGACCGCGACCGCGAGGTCCAGGTCGTACCAGCGGGGACTCACCGTACGTACCGGCACCACCTGGTAGCCGAGTTCGGCGGCGAGCACCGGGTGCATCCGCCGGTCGGTGCGGTAGCCGTAGCCGGCCAGCAGCAGGTCACCGAAGGCCAGCGCGTCACCCTGACCGCTGAACGGGTACGGCGCGGCGACGACGTCGTAGCCCTGCTCGGTC harbors:
- a CDS encoding MFS transporter, with the translated sequence MIRTKHLWPWMIAGIGFVALVGAAGFRATPGALVEPLQQEFGWSTGTIGFAMSVNLALYGVTAPFAAALMERFGVRKVTAGAMALIALGSGLTVFMTASWQLVLLWGVLVGLGAGSISLGFVATIGTRWFVKRIGLVTGILSAGGATGSLIFLPLVAAMAESSAGWRSAAIVVSMVAFATVPLILLFFREHPADIGIPPHGADEVVKPPPPSGNAARLAVTTLRNAARTRPFWLLAAGFAICGATTNGLVATHFIPAAHDHGMPSVTAAGLLALIGVFDLVGTILSGWLTDRVDARLLLAVYYLLRGISLLALPHVFADEVTGFMIVFVVFYGLDFIATVPPTVALCREHFGMSAPIVFGWVFASHQIGAAIAATVAGITRDGFGGYAPVWYVAGFLSIGAAVLSMKIMRPTLETPTLETPPVATATGGTATPPVPAAADAVADDEREPQPNRG
- a CDS encoding helix-turn-helix domain-containing protein — its product is MDRPHLIAVLALDGVVAFDIGTPPQIFHSARDDRDRRLYQVRICTPGGAPVRSAAGFTVTADHGLELLSEADTVLVAGVQDQVQVLIDGTVDNQVRDALHAAADRGARIMSTCTGAFVLAGAGLLDGRRATTHWAHADDFRRLFPRVDLDPDVLFVDDDGILTSAGVGAGIDLCLQIVRDDHGSEIANLAARRCVVPPWRPGGQSQYIVRPVPQVTDTSTAPARAWALEHLHEPLDLRVLAAHARMSVRTFTRRFREETGLSPGKWITQQRVERARHLLETTEMVIDQVARHSGFGTAAALRQQMSATVGVPPSAYRTTFRSADATRAHRVSALVR
- a CDS encoding arginine deiminase-related protein, which produces MNRELLMSDATHFRVDYEINPYMCTGVQPDPAAAVAEHAAIAAAHLAAGRKVEYLPSAPQCPDMVFTANAAVVRGGRAVLGDPPAQRQAELPYFRQWLTEQGYDVVAAPYPFSGQGDALAFGDLLLAGYGYRTDRRMHPVLAAELGYQVVPVRTVSPRWYDLDLAVAVVGGPTNTLAWCPAALDPASQGRLRDLGVDLIDVDVDEAARFALNLVSDGTTVTMTRGNPGLASALRERGLQVVELDTTELAKGGGGIRCTALTLDNPPATTG